A window of Flavobacterium flavigenum contains these coding sequences:
- a CDS encoding aspartate kinase yields MRVFKFGGASVKDAEGIKNVYDVLQKVGYEDVILVVSAMGKTTNALELVIKNYFDKPEELNSSVQEIKKYHNQILLDLFEDEKHAVFAAVNEQFSELEYFLAHNKSPNYNFVYDQIVSFGELISTNILSHFMNFMGIQTQWLDVRNFIKTNANYRDAEVDWETTEQNISKNVPRKILNITQGFLGADENNFTTTLGREGSDYTAGIFAYCLNAESVTIWKDVPGVMNADPRYFENASLLNQISYREAIELAFYGATVIHPKTLQPLQKKEIPLYVKSFVNPLLKGTCVSKGVDLEPYLPCFIVKREQLLISLSSIDFSFIMEENISEIFGLFHQFKLKVNLIQNSAISFSVCVEDKFGNFNELNAILSKKFKVDFTDNVTLYTIRHFNEQAAETVVENKEVLLRQVSRETMQIVTKELN; encoded by the coding sequence ATGAGAGTATTTAAATTTGGTGGTGCATCGGTAAAAGATGCTGAAGGAATTAAAAACGTTTATGACGTTTTACAAAAAGTTGGGTATGAAGATGTGATTTTAGTCGTTTCGGCTATGGGGAAAACCACAAATGCTCTGGAGCTTGTTATCAAAAATTATTTTGATAAGCCCGAAGAGCTTAATTCATCTGTACAAGAGATAAAAAAATATCATAATCAAATATTGCTTGATTTATTTGAAGATGAAAAGCATGCTGTTTTTGCAGCTGTGAATGAGCAATTTTCAGAATTAGAATATTTTCTGGCGCATAATAAATCCCCGAACTACAATTTCGTTTACGATCAAATTGTGAGTTTTGGTGAGTTGATTTCGACAAATATCCTAAGTCATTTTATGAATTTCATGGGCATCCAGACACAATGGCTTGATGTACGTAACTTCATTAAAACCAACGCAAATTACAGAGATGCAGAAGTGGACTGGGAAACAACCGAACAAAATATCAGCAAAAATGTACCACGCAAAATATTAAACATTACACAAGGATTTTTAGGCGCAGACGAAAACAATTTCACTACCACTTTAGGCCGTGAAGGTTCTGACTACACTGCCGGAATTTTTGCTTATTGCCTAAATGCAGAAAGCGTTACGATCTGGAAAGATGTTCCGGGAGTTATGAATGCTGATCCGCGTTATTTTGAGAATGCGAGTTTATTAAACCAGATTTCATACAGAGAAGCCATTGAACTTGCTTTTTACGGTGCAACGGTTATCCACCCGAAAACATTACAGCCATTACAAAAGAAAGAGATTCCTTTATACGTAAAATCATTTGTTAATCCGTTATTAAAAGGAACGTGCGTTTCTAAAGGAGTAGATTTAGAGCCTTATCTGCCTTGTTTTATTGTAAAAAGAGAGCAGCTTTTGATTTCGCTTTCTTCTATTGATTTTTCTTTTATTATGGAAGAAAACATCAGTGAAATTTTCGGATTATTCCATCAATTTAAACTGAAAGTAAATTTAATTCAGAACTCAGCGATTAGTTTCTCTGTTTGCGTAGAAGATAAATTTGGAAACTTCAACGAACTGAATGCGATACTTTCGAAAAAATTCAAAGTTGATTTTACTGACAATGTAACCTTATACACGATTCGTCATTTTAATGAACAAGCTGCAGAAACTGTTGTAGAAAACAAAGAAGTTTTACTTAGACAAGTAAGCCGCGAAACCATGCAGATTGTAACCAAAGAACTCAATTAA
- a CDS encoding GNAT family N-acetyltransferase: MDIRKGKPEDMKAVLALIQELAIFEKEPDAVLITQEDLIRDGFGENPLFHVFVAEADKEIVGIALYYYRYSTWKGKTIHLEDLIVKEKMRGTGLGSALYSEIMKQGKKDNVRRIEWNVLDWNTPAVNFYENSGAKVLEGWRVVQMDEAGINSYLEKIN; the protein is encoded by the coding sequence ATGGATATTAGAAAAGGAAAACCTGAAGATATGAAAGCCGTCTTAGCACTGATTCAGGAGCTTGCGATATTTGAAAAAGAGCCGGATGCTGTTTTAATAACCCAGGAAGATTTGATACGTGATGGTTTTGGAGAAAATCCATTATTTCATGTTTTTGTTGCAGAGGCTGATAAAGAGATTGTTGGCATAGCTTTGTATTATTATCGATATTCTACCTGGAAAGGAAAAACAATACACCTTGAAGATTTAATTGTAAAAGAAAAAATGAGGGGCACGGGGCTAGGATCTGCACTTTATTCTGAAATAATGAAACAAGGAAAAAAAGATAATGTTCGAAGAATTGAATGGAACGTTCTTGACTGGAATACCCCTGCCGTAAATTTCTACGAAAACTCAGGCGCAAAAGTTCTCGAAGGATGGAGAGTAGTGCAGATGGATGAAGCAGGAATTAATTCGTACTTGGAAAAAATAAATTAA
- the fbp gene encoding class 1 fructose-bisphosphatase — MEERNKTLGEFIIENQKAFQYSSGELSRIINSIRLAAKVVNYKVNKAGLVDIIGAVGEQNVQGEDQQKLDVYANEVFIQTLINREIVCGIASEENDEYITVKGSDNSNNNKYVILMDPLDGSSNIDVNVSLGTIFSVFRRITPIGTPVTSEDFLQPGVNQVAAGYVIYGTSTMLVYTTGHGVNGFTLNPAIGTFYLSHPNMQFPKDGNIYSVNEGNYVHFPQGVKNYIKYCQREEEDRPYTSRYIGSLVSDFHRNMIKGGIYIYPTSSKAPKGKLRLMYECNPMAFIAEQAGGKATDGFGRIMEIQPTELHQRVPFFCGSINMVEKAEEFMKEAE; from the coding sequence ATGGAAGAACGCAATAAAACACTGGGAGAGTTTATTATTGAGAACCAAAAAGCATTTCAGTATTCATCTGGGGAATTATCCCGGATTATCAACTCTATACGTCTGGCGGCAAAAGTTGTCAACTATAAAGTAAACAAAGCTGGATTAGTGGATATAATAGGCGCCGTTGGCGAACAGAATGTTCAGGGAGAAGACCAGCAAAAATTAGATGTCTATGCCAACGAAGTATTCATTCAGACGTTAATAAACCGTGAGATTGTCTGTGGAATAGCTTCAGAAGAAAACGACGAATATATTACTGTCAAGGGGAGCGACAACAGTAATAATAACAAGTACGTGATCTTAATGGATCCGCTTGACGGATCTTCAAACATTGATGTAAATGTTTCTTTGGGAACTATTTTTTCTGTTTTCAGAAGAATAACGCCAATTGGAACTCCGGTAACAAGTGAGGACTTTTTACAGCCGGGAGTGAATCAGGTTGCGGCAGGATATGTTATTTATGGAACTTCAACTATGTTGGTTTACACAACCGGACATGGTGTAAACGGATTTACTCTGAATCCGGCAATTGGAACTTTTTATCTTTCACATCCAAACATGCAATTTCCTAAAGACGGGAATATTTATTCGGTAAACGAAGGCAATTATGTTCACTTTCCGCAAGGGGTCAAAAATTATATCAAATATTGCCAGCGTGAAGAAGAGGACAGGCCTTATACTTCCAGATACATTGGAAGTTTAGTTTCTGATTTTCATAGAAATATGATCAAAGGTGGGATTTATATATATCCAACCAGCTCAAAAGCACCAAAAGGGAAACTGCGATTGATGTACGAATGTAATCCGATGGCATTCATAGCAGAACAGGCCGGAGGGAAAGCAACAGACGGTTTTGGAAGAATTATGGAAATCCAGCCGACAGAATTGCATCAACGTGTTCCGTTTTTCTGCGGAAGCATTAATATGGTTGAAAAAGCTGAGGAATTTATGAAGGAAGCAGAATAG
- a CDS encoding TerB family tellurite resistance protein — protein sequence MSFAELFDSEFKQRNKGHFSAIVRVALADGVVYPEEKNFLDKLASRLEITESEYEEILSDPLKYPINPPYSYVQRLERLYDLTRMVHVDHHLEDKQEVLLKKISVALGFTPSNVDYIIAKALSLVDKKVDLDTFVYEMQHMNK from the coding sequence ATGTCATTTGCAGAATTATTTGATAGCGAATTCAAACAAAGAAATAAAGGTCACTTTTCAGCTATTGTTCGCGTAGCGCTAGCAGACGGAGTTGTATATCCGGAAGAAAAAAACTTCTTGGATAAACTTGCATCCCGTTTAGAAATAACTGAGTCTGAATACGAAGAAATCCTTAGCGATCCTTTAAAATACCCTATCAACCCGCCTTATTCATATGTTCAGCGCTTGGAGCGTTTATATGATTTAACAAGAATGGTACACGTTGACCACCATCTTGAAGATAAACAAGAAGTTTTATTAAAAAAGATAAGCGTAGCTTTAGGATTTACCCCTAGTAACGTAGATTATATCATTGCAAAAGCATTGTCGTTAGTAGATAAAAAAGTGGATTTAGACACATTTGTGTATGAAATGCAGCACATGAATAAATAA
- a CDS encoding HupE/UreJ family protein has protein sequence MSEFWIYFQIGLKHVLDIHAYDHVLFLIALTTPYAFKDWKRILLLVTMFTVGHTLALLLSVFGIIAVKASLVEFLIPVTILITAFFNLFTAGKASKNESLNLVFFLTLFFGIIHGLGFSNYFKTILGGTASSKLVPLLEFALGIEAAQLIVVFVVLVISYIVQTVFRFSKRDWALVMSAFVIGVVIPMIVESPIWNR, from the coding sequence ATGTCAGAATTTTGGATTTATTTTCAGATCGGTTTAAAGCATGTTTTAGACATTCATGCTTATGATCACGTATTGTTTTTAATCGCTTTGACAACCCCATATGCATTTAAGGACTGGAAACGGATTTTATTGCTTGTTACGATGTTTACGGTTGGTCACACATTAGCGCTTTTGCTTTCTGTTTTTGGAATTATAGCTGTAAAAGCAAGTCTGGTAGAGTTTTTAATTCCGGTTACCATTTTAATAACCGCCTTTTTCAATCTTTTTACAGCGGGTAAAGCATCTAAAAATGAAAGTCTTAATCTGGTGTTTTTTCTAACGTTATTTTTTGGAATTATTCACGGGCTTGGATTCTCAAATTATTTTAAGACGATTTTAGGAGGTACAGCATCTTCAAAATTAGTACCTTTATTGGAATTTGCACTCGGAATCGAAGCGGCGCAATTAATAGTAGTCTTTGTAGTTTTGGTTATATCGTATATCGTACAGACTGTATTTCGTTTTTCAAAACGTGACTGGGCGCTTGTAATGTCGGCTTTTGTTATTGGAGTTGTAATTCCGATGATTGTAGAAAGTCCTATTTGGAACAGATAA
- a CDS encoding deoxycytidylate deaminase codes for MEIKKLNKYDKAYLRIAREWGSLSYCKRKQVGAIIVKDRMIISDGYNGTPTGFENCCEDEDGLTRWDVLHAEANAILKVARSTQSCEGATLYITLSPCKECSKLIHQSGIKRVVYQNGYRDDSGIQFLLKAGVEVEHIPVLEE; via the coding sequence ATGGAGATAAAAAAATTAAACAAATACGATAAAGCTTATTTGCGGATAGCCAGGGAATGGGGTTCGCTGTCGTATTGTAAACGTAAACAGGTAGGTGCTATAATTGTAAAAGACAGAATGATTATCTCTGATGGATACAATGGAACACCAACCGGATTTGAAAATTGCTGCGAAGATGAAGACGGATTAACACGTTGGGATGTTTTGCATGCCGAAGCAAATGCAATCTTAAAGGTAGCCAGATCAACCCAATCCTGTGAAGGCGCAACTTTATATATTACACTTTCGCCGTGTAAAGAATGCAGCAAGCTCATACATCAGTCAGGCATAAAAAGGGTGGTATACCAAAATGGATATCGTGATGATTCCGGAATCCAGTTTTTATTGAAAGCAGGTGTTGAGGTAGAACATATTCCTGTTTTAGAAGAATAA
- a CDS encoding S41 family peptidase has product MKFNSKYLPIVIGAAFALGTVLGSLMNAPVEDTLLAKNYSKTKLNKLIDFINNEYVDSVDTDSIVNLTVDNILSKLDPHSVYIPPSEQAEVAESMKGDFVGVGINFYMYKDSVAIIKPVENGPSAKAGIKSGDRILYAGKTKLYGRKLPSDSLFSKLKGIKGSEIELTVFRKSEKKKLKFKIKRDVIPLKSVDASLLLDNKTGYIKINRFAETTYDEFKVGLTRLKQKGIQSLVIDLRDNGGGYMEEAVAIADEFLKDKQLIVFTKNKNGSTEKTYATKSGSFETGKVTVLINENSASASEILAGAIQDNDRGTIVGRRSFGKGLVQREMDFNDGSAVRLTVARYYTPTGRSIQKPYAKGNEEYFKESEARIKSGELYAKDSIKVADSLKFKTPKGRIVYGGGGIVPDVFVPMEAEHGNENVAYLLQTGVVGHFVFEELDKNRNAFAGLHFNEFLSKMKKSDVYFKKFKNYIFMTGLDLKLDKTKDLVNRYITAEFGRQLYGELYYYDVILKEDAMIKKVLNVKK; this is encoded by the coding sequence ATGAAATTCAATTCAAAATATTTGCCAATCGTTATCGGAGCAGCCTTTGCTCTTGGAACTGTTCTCGGAAGCCTGATGAATGCTCCGGTAGAGGATACGCTTTTGGCTAAAAACTATTCGAAAACCAAACTCAATAAACTGATTGATTTTATCAATAATGAGTATGTGGATAGTGTTGATACAGATTCGATTGTAAATCTGACTGTAGATAATATATTGTCCAAATTAGACCCGCATTCTGTTTATATTCCGCCTAGTGAACAGGCAGAAGTTGCTGAAAGTATGAAAGGAGACTTTGTAGGCGTGGGAATTAATTTTTACATGTATAAAGACTCTGTTGCGATCATAAAACCTGTTGAAAATGGCCCTTCGGCGAAAGCCGGAATAAAATCTGGTGACCGGATTTTATATGCAGGAAAAACAAAATTATATGGAAGAAAACTGCCTTCGGATAGCTTGTTCTCTAAATTAAAAGGTATAAAAGGATCAGAAATCGAACTGACTGTTTTTAGAAAATCAGAAAAAAAGAAACTGAAGTTCAAAATCAAAAGAGATGTTATTCCGCTAAAAAGTGTAGATGCATCATTATTGCTTGATAATAAAACGGGTTATATCAAAATCAATCGTTTTGCAGAAACCACGTATGATGAGTTCAAAGTTGGTCTGACAAGATTAAAACAAAAAGGAATTCAGTCGCTGGTAATCGATCTTCGTGATAACGGCGGTGGATATATGGAAGAAGCTGTCGCTATTGCTGATGAATTTTTAAAAGATAAGCAATTGATCGTTTTTACCAAAAACAAAAATGGCAGTACTGAAAAAACGTATGCCACAAAAAGCGGAAGTTTTGAAACAGGAAAAGTAACGGTTTTGATTAATGAAAACAGTGCCTCGGCAAGTGAAATTCTGGCAGGTGCAATACAGGATAACGATCGCGGAACAATTGTTGGGCGACGTTCTTTTGGAAAAGGTTTGGTACAGCGCGAAATGGACTTCAATGACGGTTCTGCAGTTCGATTAACTGTGGCGAGGTATTATACCCCAACCGGAAGATCCATTCAAAAACCTTACGCTAAAGGAAACGAAGAATATTTTAAGGAATCTGAAGCAAGAATAAAATCAGGCGAATTGTATGCAAAAGACAGTATAAAAGTGGCTGATTCTTTAAAATTTAAAACTCCAAAAGGAAGAATTGTTTATGGTGGAGGCGGAATTGTTCCTGATGTTTTTGTGCCAATGGAAGCAGAGCACGGAAATGAAAATGTAGCTTACTTATTGCAGACAGGGGTTGTAGGTCATTTTGTCTTTGAAGAGTTGGATAAAAACCGAAATGCTTTTGCAGGACTTCATTTTAATGAGTTTTTATCTAAAATGAAAAAGTCTGATGTTTATTTTAAGAAATTCAAAAACTACATTTTTATGACTGGTCTGGATCTTAAATTAGATAAAACCAAGGATTTGGTCAATCGCTATATTACTGCCGAATTTGGCCGACAATTATACGGTGAATTGTATTACTACGATGTGATTTTAAAAGAGGACGCCATGATTAAAAAGGTGCTGAATGTAAAGAAATAA
- a CDS encoding nuclear transport factor 2 family protein: MKTETVVNAEIELFAAIKKADISVLEKVLHDDLLFNLPDGNTITKEFDLNSYRYGKMKIDSLEASDQIINIIGDTAVVAVTVSLKGTFDNNPINGVFRYIRVWKQFEDSIKVIAGNCIALQ; the protein is encoded by the coding sequence ATGAAAACAGAAACAGTTGTAAATGCTGAGATTGAACTTTTTGCAGCTATTAAAAAAGCGGATATTTCAGTTTTAGAAAAGGTGCTGCATGACGACTTGCTATTCAATTTGCCGGATGGGAATACCATTACCAAAGAATTTGATTTGAATTCATATCGTTACGGTAAAATGAAAATCGATTCACTGGAAGCTTCCGATCAAATCATAAATATAATTGGTGATACTGCTGTGGTTGCCGTAACCGTTTCTTTAAAAGGAACATTTGATAATAATCCTATAAACGGGGTTTTCAGATATATTCGGGTGTGGAAACAATTTGAAGACAGTATTAAAGTTATTGCCGGTAACTGTATAGCCTTACAATAA
- a CDS encoding type II toxin-antitoxin system RelE/ParE family toxin — MAKKEIIWSELAKIQFSNVLEFYFNRNESSDYSLKILAEVEDLLETLSENEGIGRLTSNKITRVIPMNVYLVFYEINKDRIEILSFWDNRQNIDNRKIK; from the coding sequence ATGGCTAAAAAAGAAATAATTTGGTCTGAACTCGCTAAAATCCAGTTTTCCAATGTTCTTGAGTTTTACTTTAACCGAAATGAAAGTTCTGATTACAGTTTAAAAATTTTGGCAGAAGTAGAGGATTTATTGGAAACTCTTTCTGAAAATGAAGGTATAGGGAGGTTGACTTCTAATAAAATAACCCGTGTAATTCCCATGAATGTATATTTGGTCTTTTATGAAATTAATAAAGATAGAATAGAAATTCTTTCTTTTTGGGATAATCGCCAAAATATTGACAATAGAAAAATAAAATAA
- a CDS encoding FAD-dependent oxidoreductase gives MFDVLIVGGGVSGMSCALVLGSAKNKAFVTDKKIGIFTHQKSSSLQEAIFYNAYGITPGKLGSELLSESTQDLAKTYPHIAQIPNEKVIKIEGIYPEFTVITNKNSYQTKNIVIGIGSANTFDIQGLMQYIEPHKKALPEKQRIQLKNEDHKVTEGIYVIGTLAGWRSQLAIAAGSGAAVATDILTLWNNGVQTHAHDSIR, from the coding sequence ATGTTTGACGTTTTAATTGTTGGCGGAGGCGTTTCAGGCATGTCATGTGCCCTTGTTTTAGGATCTGCCAAAAACAAAGCTTTTGTTACCGATAAAAAAATCGGGATTTTTACACACCAGAAAAGCTCTTCTTTACAGGAAGCTATTTTTTACAATGCTTATGGTATAACACCAGGCAAATTGGGTTCAGAATTATTATCCGAAAGCACTCAGGATTTAGCTAAAACCTACCCGCACATTGCTCAGATTCCAAATGAAAAGGTAATTAAAATTGAGGGAATCTATCCAGAATTTACGGTAATTACAAACAAAAACTCTTATCAGACAAAAAATATAGTTATAGGAATTGGTTCCGCAAATACTTTTGACATCCAAGGTTTGATGCAATATATAGAACCTCACAAAAAAGCTTTACCGGAAAAACAGCGCATCCAGCTTAAAAACGAGGATCACAAAGTCACTGAAGGCATTTATGTAATTGGAACTTTAGCCGGATGGAGAAGCCAATTGGCAATTGCTGCCGGAAGCGGAGCTGCTGTTGCAACCGATATTTTGACTTTATGGAACAATGGCGTGCAGACTCACGCACATGATAGTATTCGATAA
- a CDS encoding MarC family protein: MLEISLKEIVTVSMVLFAVIDIVGSIPIIVNLRAKVGHIESEKASLVAGAIMIVFLFVGEGLLNLIGIDVHSFAVAGSFVLFFLALEMILGIRIYRDEEPGSASIVPLAFPLIAGAGTMTTLLSLRSQFHTFNIIIAILLNIILVYIVLKSSKKIETLLGENGLGVVRKTFGVILLAIAVKLFAANVKGLFV, encoded by the coding sequence ATGTTAGAAATCAGTTTAAAAGAAATCGTTACAGTAAGTATGGTGCTATTTGCCGTTATTGATATCGTGGGCTCTATACCAATCATTGTAAATTTAAGAGCAAAGGTTGGACACATCGAATCAGAAAAAGCTTCGCTTGTTGCCGGTGCAATTATGATTGTTTTCCTTTTTGTTGGTGAAGGCCTGCTTAATCTTATAGGCATCGATGTACACTCGTTTGCTGTTGCCGGTTCTTTTGTATTGTTCTTCCTTGCTTTGGAAATGATCTTAGGGATTCGTATTTATCGTGATGAAGAACCCGGATCGGCCTCTATTGTTCCATTAGCTTTTCCTTTAATTGCAGGAGCAGGAACTATGACTACCTTGCTTTCATTACGATCTCAATTTCATACTTTCAATATCATTATTGCGATTTTATTGAATATTATATTGGTTTATATTGTTTTAAAATCATCTAAAAAAATTGAAACTTTATTAGGTGAAAACGGGCTTGGCGTAGTTCGCAAGACATTTGGGGTAATTCTCTTAGCAATAGCTGTTAAATTATTTGCTGCTAATGTTAAAGGTTTGTTCGTCTAA
- a CDS encoding DUF3109 family protein — protein sequence MFQLGKTIISEDILEKEFVCNLSACKGACCVDGDAGAPLSEAETKILEEIYPKVKPFLRKEGIAAIEAQGTWVKGTDGDLETPLIDNKDCAYVIFDGKTALCGIEQAYNQGIVDWKKPVSCHLYPIRVKDFTEFAAVNYDKWDICDDACSLGKELEVPVYKFVKEALIRRFGEDWYIELEKVAEEYKKV from the coding sequence ATGTTTCAGTTAGGAAAAACCATTATTTCGGAAGATATTCTTGAAAAAGAATTTGTGTGCAACTTGTCAGCTTGTAAAGGTGCGTGCTGCGTTGACGGGGATGCCGGTGCTCCTTTGAGCGAAGCAGAAACCAAAATTCTGGAAGAGATATATCCTAAAGTAAAACCTTTTTTGCGTAAAGAGGGTATTGCAGCTATTGAAGCGCAGGGAACCTGGGTAAAAGGTACCGACGGTGATCTTGAAACCCCGCTAATCGATAATAAAGATTGCGCTTATGTGATTTTTGATGGTAAAACGGCTCTTTGTGGAATCGAACAAGCCTACAATCAGGGAATTGTTGACTGGAAAAAACCGGTTTCCTGTCATTTATATCCAATTCGTGTAAAAGATTTTACGGAATTCGCTGCAGTGAATTATGATAAATGGGATATCTGCGATGATGCCTGTTCTTTGGGTAAAGAACTGGAAGTTCCTGTTTATAAATTTGTAAAAGAAGCACTTATTCGACGTTTTGGTGAAGACTGGTATATCGAGCTTGAAAAGGTGGCCGAAGAGTATAAAAAAGTGTAA
- a CDS encoding ribonucleotide-diphosphate reductase subunit beta, which produces MSQVEPILQENKNRFVIFPIKHHDIWEWYKKMEASFWTAEEIDLHQDLTDWNNKLNDDERYFIKHILAFFAASDGIVNENLAENFVNEVQYAEAKFFYGFQIMMENIHSETYSLLIDTYVKDEAEKAELFNALEVFPAIAKKGEWALKWIESDSFAERLIAFAAVEGIFFSGAFCSIYWLKKRGLMPGLTFSNELISRDEGVHCDFAVHLHNHHLINKVPKERIKEIIVDALNIEREFVTESLPVSLIGMNAALMTQYLEFVADRLLVELGCERVYGSANPFDFMDMISLQGKTNFFEKRVAEYQKSGVMNTDSDAQKISFDADF; this is translated from the coding sequence ATGTCACAAGTTGAACCAATTTTACAAGAAAATAAGAATCGCTTTGTTATTTTTCCAATTAAACATCATGATATTTGGGAATGGTATAAGAAAATGGAAGCTAGCTTCTGGACTGCCGAAGAAATCGATTTGCATCAGGACTTAACAGATTGGAACAACAAACTTAATGATGACGAAAGATATTTTATCAAACACATTTTAGCATTTTTTGCTGCTTCTGATGGAATCGTAAACGAAAACCTTGCTGAGAACTTTGTAAATGAAGTACAATACGCCGAAGCTAAGTTTTTCTACGGTTTTCAGATTATGATGGAAAATATTCATAGCGAAACCTATTCTTTACTAATTGATACTTACGTGAAAGATGAAGCCGAAAAAGCAGAATTGTTTAATGCTTTGGAAGTTTTTCCTGCAATTGCCAAAAAAGGGGAATGGGCTCTAAAATGGATCGAATCTGATTCGTTTGCTGAAAGGCTGATTGCTTTTGCTGCAGTTGAAGGTATTTTCTTCTCAGGTGCTTTCTGTTCTATTTATTGGTTGAAAAAACGTGGATTAATGCCGGGATTAACTTTCTCAAATGAGTTAATTTCCCGTGACGAAGGCGTACATTGTGATTTTGCAGTTCACTTGCATAATCACCATTTAATAAACAAAGTTCCAAAAGAAAGAATTAAAGAAATCATTGTTGATGCTTTAAATATTGAAAGAGAGTTTGTAACTGAATCTCTTCCGGTAAGTTTGATTGGAATGAATGCTGCTTTAATGACACAATACTTAGAATTTGTTGCTGACAGATTATTAGTAGAATTAGGCTGTGAACGTGTTTATGGATCAGCGAATCCGTTTGATTTCATGGACATGATTTCTCTTCAGGGAAAAACTAATTTCTTTGAAAAACGTGTTGCAGAGTATCAAAAGTCAGGTGTGATGAACACAGACAGTGATGCTCAGAAAATATCGTTTGACGCAGATTTTTAG